AGATTTTCTATATTGTTGATAGCCTTAGATCTTTTTAATCAAAATTGGAGCCAAGTATAAAATAACCCAGCTCATAATGCAGGTCACAAGATAAATCAACTTTTTTGATGGAGCAATTGAATGGAAATCTTCGAGGGCGAGAGTGCTTTGCTATTTTTTGCTGACGTACTTTTTGATAAACAAATCGTGGTATATCCAAAATGGCGTTGGGGCTTTTACCGCTTCTGCGTGGTGTTTTTGGGGTATAAGAAGTAGCATTTTGTCGCTTCTCACTTGCTTGTACATATCGGTACTCATGTATGATGGTACGTAGTCATCCGCCAATCCATGAATAAAAAGTACTGGTACGTCTATCTTCGGTGCGGCTTTAATTGGCGAAACGTCTCTGATATCAAATCCATTAATGGGCCTGTTGATGATATTTAAGGAGGTGGTTAGCGCCATGTTGGGAAGGTGGTAATCTTTGTTTAATCGTAGAGCAAACTGTGTTTCCAAATCGGAGTAGGGGCAATCAAAAATGTAAAAAGAAACTTTTTGGGCGCCATTTTTTGTCGGATTTATCTCTCCTGCATGCAATACGGCTGTTGCTGCTCCCATCGAAACGCCTTCTACTCCAATTTTTCCATGGGGAAATATGGCGGCAACGGTATCCACCCATTGATCAAGATCGTACTTCTCTAGAAATCCATATGTAGGGAAATCGCCTTCGCTCTCTCCATGTGCTCTTTGATCAAAGGAGAGCACGTTGTAGCCTCTATTTAAGAGGGAGTCTAATCGGCCTCCTACAAAAATAAACCAGCGAGATTTTGTTATTCCATGGCTAAATATTATTGTACTGGAAGAGGCTTTTGGCGCGTATATCAGCGTTGCTTTTAGCACGCTGCCATCCTTTTCTGAGACTATGCTGAGGTTTGTTTTTTTGAGATGCTGGAATCTAATAATATCAAATTGCGGGTTATGCAGGTAGAAGGAAAATCTGTTATCCTTACCTCGTGTTTCATAATCTCCTATCGCTGTCTTCATGAAATAAAATCCCGTAATTAGCCAAATAAGACCAATTGAACCTGATATCGTTAGGGCTATAAGAACGAATTTGCTAATTCTCATGTTAATCAGTTGTTTATTTTCTAAAATAGTAACATTATTTGTTGCATAAAGCTTGCTGTTTATCCTATTATTTAATTGTTGGAATATAAAAAAGACTCTCTAACACTAGAGAGTCTTTTTTTGCTATTTCATCCCGTTGGAAATCCATCTCATTACATTAGAGGGTGGCCTTTGGTTTAAGAATTCCTCTTTCATGTAGTCCATGTATGGCTTAACATGGTCGAAAAACTTGTAGTAACCATTGCAGAGGTAGTTTAGTCCTGGATTTCCGTATTTGTCGTTTAAAAATCTATTTTTTGGACACTCTCCGTAGCAGGCAAAGAGATATCGGCATTCCTTGCATTGGAGAGGGAGTGAGTTGAACTTGTTTTTTCCAAATTGTTGCTGTTTCTCGGAATACATCATCGAGGTGAGGTTGCTGGTATTGATGTTTCCTATTTTGAACTCAGGATAAACAAAGTGATCGCAGGAGTATACATCACCGTTAAATTCCATAACGCCAGCATGCCCGCAATATTTAGCCAAGGTGCAAACACCAGGCTGCTCACCAACCCAGTTGGCAAGCGTAGTATCAAACATTTGAATGAAAATTTTACCAACATCTTTCTTTATCCACTCGTTAAAAATGGCAATGTAGAAATCACCAAACTCGTTGGCATTAACGGTGTAGGGCGCTAGTATGTTGTTGCCAGCATAAGTAGGAGTGGTGTGCTTATTTCCTGTTGTAAGGTTTGATACCCGTTCTACAATTGGCGAAAATTGAATGAAGTTGCAGCCGATTTCTTTGAAAAAGTTGTATACCTCTAAAGGGTGTTTTACATTTTCGTTGTTGATCACAGCCATTGCATTGTACTCAACTCCGTGCTTTTTTAGCAATTCGATGCCGCGCATTACCTCTTTGAAAGTAGAGTGCCCTTGCTTTGAACGCCTATACTTGTCGTGGTATTCTTTTGGTCCATCGATGGAGATGCCAACTAGAAAGTTATTTTTCTTAAAGAATTCGCACCATTCGTCGGTTAGGAGCACGCCATTTGTTTGGATGCAGTTGTCTATAGGTCTATTATTTCCATATTTTTTTTGTAAGTCTATCGCTTTTTGGTAAAATTTAATGGGGCGTAAAAGAGCCTCTCCTCCATGCCAAGTAAAAAGAACTTCGGCTTTAGCCTGCGAGCGTAGGTAATCTTTTACAAAACGTTCTAGCAATTCGTCATTCATAAAATGTTTAGAGGAACTTGTATACAGCATCTCTTTTTCCAAGTAGTAGCAGTATTTGCAGTCTAAATTGCAGGTGGAGCCAACTGGTTTTAACATTACATATAGAGGTCCTGAGAATGGAGCAATGGTCTTATTCATAGTAATAAAGCGGAAAATATTTTCAAAGAAACGAAAAAAAGAGATATTGAAGTATCTCTTTTAGGGTTCTTATTTTGAT
The sequence above is a segment of the Alistipes sp. ZOR0009 genome. Coding sequences within it:
- a CDS encoding alpha/beta hydrolase, giving the protein MRISKFVLIALTISGSIGLIWLITGFYFMKTAIGDYETRGKDNRFSFYLHNPQFDIIRFQHLKKTNLSIVSEKDGSVLKATLIYAPKASSSTIIFSHGITKSRWFIFVGGRLDSLLNRGYNVLSFDQRAHGESEGDFPTYGFLEKYDLDQWVDTVAAIFPHGKIGVEGVSMGAATAVLHAGEINPTKNGAQKVSFYIFDCPYSDLETQFALRLNKDYHLPNMALTTSLNIINRPINGFDIRDVSPIKAAPKIDVPVLFIHGLADDYVPSYMSTDMYKQVRSDKMLLLIPQKHHAEAVKAPTPFWIYHDLFIKKYVSKK
- a CDS encoding anaerobic sulfatase-maturation protein — its product is MNKTIAPFSGPLYVMLKPVGSTCNLDCKYCYYLEKEMLYTSSSKHFMNDELLERFVKDYLRSQAKAEVLFTWHGGEALLRPIKFYQKAIDLQKKYGNNRPIDNCIQTNGVLLTDEWCEFFKKNNFLVGISIDGPKEYHDKYRRSKQGHSTFKEVMRGIELLKKHGVEYNAMAVINNENVKHPLEVYNFFKEIGCNFIQFSPIVERVSNLTTGNKHTTPTYAGNNILAPYTVNANEFGDFYIAIFNEWIKKDVGKIFIQMFDTTLANWVGEQPGVCTLAKYCGHAGVMEFNGDVYSCDHFVYPEFKIGNINTSNLTSMMYSEKQQQFGKNKFNSLPLQCKECRYLFACYGECPKNRFLNDKYGNPGLNYLCNGYYKFFDHVKPYMDYMKEEFLNQRPPSNVMRWISNGMK